Proteins found in one Deltaproteobacteria bacterium IMCC39524 genomic segment:
- the frr gene encoding ribosome recycling factor translates to MIADVKSQANAGMVKALEAFKRELSKVRTGRASLSLLDDIRIDYYGTPTPLNQVAALAVPESRLITIQPWEKNLVGEIEKAILKSDLGLNPSSDGQLIRLAFPPLTEERRKEMVKQVKRMGEDARVAVRNCRREANDSLKQMEKDKDITEDELKRGEKEVQDVTDDFVGRIDQVLADKEKDLMEI, encoded by the coding sequence ATGATTGCCGATGTGAAATCCCAGGCCAATGCCGGAATGGTTAAAGCTCTGGAGGCGTTCAAGCGTGAGTTGAGTAAAGTTCGCACCGGGCGAGCCTCCCTTTCCCTGCTGGATGATATCCGGATTGATTATTACGGCACACCGACCCCTCTGAATCAGGTCGCTGCCTTGGCAGTCCCTGAATCACGCTTGATCACGATCCAACCGTGGGAAAAGAATTTGGTTGGTGAAATTGAAAAAGCCATCCTCAAATCAGATCTTGGCTTGAACCCTTCCTCCGATGGTCAACTTATTCGTCTGGCTTTCCCCCCTCTGACAGAGGAACGTCGTAAGGAGATGGTCAAGCAGGTTAAGCGTATGGGTGAAGATGCCAGGGTTGCTGTGCGCAATTGTCGCCGTGAAGCGAATGATAGCCTAAAGCAGATGGAGAAGGACAAGGACATTACTGAGGATGAATTGAAACGTGGCGAAAAAGAGGTTCAGGATGTGACCGATGACTTCGTTGGTCGTATTGATCAGGTCCTTGCTGATAAAGAAAAAGATCTTATGGAGATCTGA
- the pyrH gene encoding UMP kinase gives MSRKPSYKRIMLKLSGEALAGQQGYGIDPDIILGIAREIREVVDLGVQLAIVIGGGNIFRGLAASSAGMDRASADYMGMLATVMNSLALQDALEKAGVITRVQSAIEMQAIAEPYIRRRAVRHLEKGRVVIFGAGTGNPFFTTDTAASLRAIEIGAEIILKATKVDGVYNADPAKDKNAVKYDQLSYLDVLKQGLEVMDSTATSLCMDNDLPILVFDLTTSGNIQRVVCGEQIGTVVKGE, from the coding sequence ATGTCACGGAAACCCAGTTACAAGCGTATTATGCTCAAGCTCAGTGGTGAAGCTCTGGCAGGTCAGCAGGGCTATGGTATCGATCCGGACATTATCCTGGGTATCGCCAGAGAAATCCGCGAAGTTGTCGACCTGGGTGTTCAACTTGCTATTGTTATCGGTGGCGGCAATATCTTCCGTGGTCTTGCCGCCTCTTCAGCAGGTATGGACCGAGCCAGTGCCGATTACATGGGTATGCTGGCAACGGTCATGAATAGCCTTGCCTTACAGGATGCCCTGGAAAAGGCAGGCGTTATTACCCGGGTCCAGTCCGCCATAGAGATGCAGGCTATTGCTGAGCCTTACATCCGTCGCAGAGCTGTTAGACATCTCGAAAAAGGGCGTGTGGTTATTTTTGGAGCCGGTACGGGCAATCCATTTTTTACCACCGATACCGCCGCCAGCTTGCGTGCTATTGAAATTGGGGCAGAGATTATTCTTAAAGCGACCAAGGTAGACGGCGTCTATAACGCTGATCCTGCCAAAGATAAAAATGCTGTCAAATATGATCAACTGTCTTATCTGGATGTGCTCAAGCAGGGATTGGAGGTCATGGATTCTACGGCGACGTCCCTCTGCATGGATAATGACCTGCCGATTCTTGTTTTTGATCTGACGACCAGTGGCAATATTCAAAGAGTTGTTTGCGGCGAGCAGATCGGAACTGTTGTCAAAGGAGAATAA
- the tsf gene encoding translation elongation factor Ts, translating into MATITAKMVGDLRAKTGAGMMDCKKALTEAEGDMEQAIDLLRKKGLSAAAKKSGRVAAEGMIAATGDGKRGALVEVNSETDFVAKNDAFQAFANGVAEVTLSENPADVDTLKGLAFPGSERSVGEELTHQIATIGENMNIRRFARLESASGVTASYVHGGGKIGVLVQLDAEKGDDPQVAETARMLAMHVAAANPQYLCRADVPADVVEREKDIMRVKAIESGKPENIVEKIIEGQINKFFGEICLLEQVYVIDTDKKVGKVVEALAKDLGSQVTLTAYSRFQLGEGIEKKEDDFAAEVASMTK; encoded by the coding sequence GTGGCAACAATTACAGCAAAGATGGTTGGTGACCTGCGTGCCAAAACCGGCGCCGGAATGATGGATTGCAAGAAGGCCCTGACGGAAGCAGAAGGTGATATGGAGCAAGCCATTGACTTGCTGCGCAAGAAAGGCCTTTCCGCCGCAGCAAAGAAGTCCGGTCGTGTGGCAGCTGAAGGCATGATCGCAGCGACTGGCGATGGCAAGCGTGGAGCTCTGGTTGAGGTTAACTCTGAGACGGACTTTGTCGCCAAGAATGATGCCTTCCAGGCTTTTGCCAATGGCGTTGCCGAGGTCACCTTGAGCGAAAACCCTGCTGATGTAGACACCCTTAAAGGTCTTGCCTTTCCTGGCAGTGAGCGAAGTGTTGGTGAAGAATTGACTCACCAGATTGCAACCATCGGGGAGAATATGAACATCCGTCGTTTCGCACGTCTCGAGAGTGCTTCGGGTGTTACGGCGTCCTACGTTCACGGTGGCGGCAAGATCGGTGTTCTGGTACAACTTGATGCTGAAAAAGGTGATGACCCTCAAGTTGCAGAAACTGCGCGTATGCTGGCCATGCATGTTGCGGCGGCTAATCCTCAATACCTTTGTCGCGCAGATGTCCCGGCTGACGTTGTTGAGCGTGAAAAAGATATTATGCGTGTCAAAGCGATCGAGAGTGGCAAACCTGAAAATATTGTTGAGAAGATCATTGAAGGTCAGATCAATAAGTTTTTTGGCGAAATTTGCCTGCTTGAGCAGGTTTATGTCATTGATACTGACAAGAAGGTTGGTAAAGTTGTAGAGGCTTTGGCTAAGGATTTGGGCAGCCAGGTCACTCTTACTGCTTATTCGCGTTTCCAACTTGGCGAAGGCATTGAGAAAAAAGAAGACGACTTCGCAGCTGAAGTTGCATCAATGACCAAGTAA